The genomic stretch GTGGAGCGAGCAATACAAGTAAGCTTGCGTTGCATGCAATTCAAACTCAAAAGGGGTCTCCCTTTCAGTAGATTTATCTACTGAAAGGGAGACCCTCTCTGCTAACTGGTATTTTAATATGACTTTAGCAAGCTAATCATAATTGCCTTATTGGTCATCCTAATATGAAACAAACCTGTCGCTATCCTTGCTTCACTAGGTTTTCTGCCGTGCGGAAGGCCAGTGCAAGAATCGTCAACACCGGGTTAACTCCGCCATTTGTTACGTGCAAGGATCCATCACTCACCCAAAGATTATCGTATCCGTGTATGCGCCCCGAGGGATCGGTGACGGATATCAATGGGTCTTCCCCCATACGGAGAGTTCCCGCCTGATGCTGCCCGGCACTAAGCCCCCCACCTGGCCTTGTTTGCCAAACGCGACGTGCCCCGGCAGCCCAAAGCCAATTCTCCGCTTGTTCTGCCAGCATGCCCGCAGCACGAAGCGACTCGGGATGAACGCTTCCAGATAGTTGAGCCACAGGCAAGCCGAAACGATCTTTGACCGAACGCGAAAGCAGCACTCTTGACTCTGGTGTCGGAATTTCTTGAATTGGACCTTGAATTTGACCAGTGCGCAAGTAAGTCTCACGCATAGTATCCTTGCCTGCGCTCCCCCATCGCGCCGCATCCGGTGCAAGTGCCCGGTACCAGTGAATGAGCGGTATGCGGGTGAACTCGTTGGCAAGAAACCCGCCCCCGATAATCCCGGCTCCGTTATCGTGGTCAAACCGAAAGGTCGCAATGCTCACTCCCGGTCCAAGACCGTCTTGAATCGGTTCATCAAAGAGGCCGTAGGCACCTGAATAGACATGGCCCTGCAGGTTCCGACCGACTTGTCCGTTCCGGTTGCCTATCCCGTTAGGTTCCGAATCACTTGCGGAATTGAGAAGGAGGCGTGCGCTTTCAATGGCTCCTGCTGCAACCACCACATGCCCTGCACGGATTTGCCGGCGCTGGATCGAGCCTGCCACTTCCTGCACAAGGCGAACGCCAGTAGCATGCTTTCCTCCCTCGGTGTCGATGCGTTCGACCATTGTATCGCAGATCAGGTCGTAGTTGCCGGTAGCGATAGCCCTCACCAGCATCGTGTTGTGACCGCCATTTTTGCTGTTGGTCGGGCAGGCAAACCCGACACACTGGCCGCATCTCCCGCAGGCTGGTCGTCCGTCGCGCTCCACCGAATTGATGAGGAGAGGAACCGGCCCCGCTTCCCATCCCAGCTTCGCTGCTCCCCGAGCCAAGTATTCGGCTTCCAGCGTCAGCGATAGCGCCGGCATAGGATAAGGGCGTCGCCGTTCGCCTCGTCCATGATGGGCATTCCCATCGCCAGAAACGCCGACTTCCCACTCGGCACGCTCGTAATAGGGCTCGAGTTCGTCATACCCAAACGGCCAGTCGCTTAATGAGCTCCCTTCAGGAACCCCATACCGAGTCGCCATTCGAAAATCATCCCGATGAAATCGCCACGCTTGTGCCCCATAGACCCGTGTTCCGCCGCCTGCCGTCATCGCATTATTATGATAGTCCCCTTCAAAGGGGACGGTGATTCGCTCGGTACCGTCGGCCAATACGATTGTGCGAGGGTTACCTTCCATGCTTGGCCCGGTATTATGACCGTATTTGCTTAAACGATGGTTCCGTAGATGATCGCTGCCGATCTGATTGTAGCGAAGCCAGCTTCCACGTTCAACGACGAGAACACGAAGTCCAGCTTCAGCCAGCATTGCCGCCGCTACCGAGCCCCCGGCACCAGCACCCACGACGATCACATCATACTCGTCTCGAAGCTGGCCCAAGGCCCGCTCTGTCAACTCGGTTTCTGGGACCGGTGCCTCGCTCTCTGAGACGGGGCCTGGACGAAATCCGATCATCTCCCACGACTTGCCCTCATGATTCCCACCAGCCTCAGGACTTCCATAGTAACCTTCTATGACCAAGCCTAATAGAGTCTCAAAGAAGCGTTTGGACGAAATGGGCCAGTCCCGAAAACGCTCTTGCTGGACGTCGTGCAGCAGTCCATCTTGCTCATGAGCCGACAGCTCTGAAAAGTGTTTGCGATAGAGAACGAACGCTTCTGCATCCAATGCTCGAAGTCCGGGGTCTATTACATCCATCCAGGTAGCGACATCCTCGCCTGCGCATCGTTCCAGGTAGACAAGAGCACCCGCCTCGGTCGCCGATGGCCAAGCATCCTTTGGAATCAGCCGATCTGCAACCGCTTTCAGAATACTGTGAAGTTCATTTAAATTATATTTTGAATCGCTGTTCTTCATATACGTTCACCGCCTAGTGAGATTTGGCTACTTAACATTTAGTCTAACACGTGCCTTCGGCTCTCGCTAGACAGTTATAATTGAATATAGCTATTTTTTACTCTTGTCAATTTGTAATTTAGAAGAAGATAATAACAGTGTAGACCGAAATGGTTGCTGATTAGCCTAAAATATGAACTGCCATAACGTACTAGAGAGGAACGCAATTAAATGAAAATTTCAGTTGCAACCGTTAAGGACTATGAATGGATAAGAAACCGGGACCCCCATCTCGAGGAGAAATTAATATTACCGAAGATCAGGGAGAGGGAAATCTACTTAGTACAAGATGAAAGCGATGCAATACTAGGATGGATGCGTTACGGGTATTTTTGGGATAACACTCCGTTTATGAATATGATTTGGATCGAAGAACCTTATCGAAAGAGAGGACTCGGGAAATATGTGGTTGAATTTTGGGAACAGGAGATGAAACAACAAGGTTTTATGCTGGTCATGACTTCTACCCAAGCTGATGAGGATGCTCAACATTTTTATAGAAGACTAGGCTACAGAGATGCGGGTTGCTTAATACTCGATACCCAGCCATTAGAAATTATCTTTACAAAAAAACTGAGCTGCGAGAAACGTTAGTTGAATAATTAGCATTGTTGAGCAGGCTTCGATAGCCTGCTCATTTCATTAAACGAACGGGCAGCAACGCAACCTTTTATCGCAGATATCGTCTAAATTATTACATATTCAGGATTCATAAACGAGGTGAGCTAATAATAGAATGAAAAAACGAATTTTACTTTTTGTTGGTATTATTGTGTTCGTGGCAATTATCGGTGCTATTACATTGCATAATTTTGCTACAAACCTAGGCGAAAGCTACAATCAAATAGGTTGATGGGAAAAGAGGACTTACCAATCCTGGCGTTAAGCTACACATCCATGACGAAGCTGCCGACATGATCGGCAGCTTTTCGCTAACCTAACGGACAGGATAATTCGAACTTCCAAGGTCGCCAACTTATGGTAATATATAAAAACAAAAAAACTAAGAGGTGATGGTCATAAAGTTTGAATATACTGTCTTGAGAAAGCAGGATGATATATACGGTGTTAAATATTTTTTGGATGAAAGTGAACACTTTCCAAAATACAACGATATCTCCCTCATAAGAGTTTTAAATATTCTTGGAGATCAAGGATGGGAATTGGTAGTCAAAGAAAACCAAAGTTCATATATTCTTAAACGTTTGTTGAAATAGTAATTCCTTGAAGTTTCAGCTTTTACATATCCTTTGTTAAGCTAGCGGAGCACGTTAGTTCAACAAAACACCCGCAGTCTAGGGCTTCACGTTCCCGTCCATAGCTGCTGCTGCTCTTTTTTCAGCCATACATATACCAAATTCGAGTGGCAGCTCTAAAGGTCAATTGACCCGGCTCAATGAGGGTTGTTGCGCTTTCCAGCGGCATAGCTGCCGCCTTGAAGAACACAGGCGCCGCCCCTGGCTGCGTTACTTCCTCGACTTTGCATGGAATCGCGGACAAGGAAACGCCGAGTGCCCGGGCGATGGTGGTAGCCTTCGCCTCAGCATTTCGCACAGCAGCGATCAGTGCTTCTTGCCGCGCCTTAGTGGCCTCACTAGAATCAAACTCTATCGAAGTAACCATGTTCGCCCCATTCGCAACTGCCGCATCAATTAGACGTCCAGCCTCCGTAACATTGTCTAACGTCACTTGAAGCAGATGGGTGACTCTGTATCCGCGGAACTCTTGCTTTCCGTCTATATAATCGTATTGAGGCTCAATTAGAAATTGTGTAGTTTTGATGCTCTCACGGGCAATGCCCAATTGCTCCAGCGCTTCAATAATCGCAGCCACCTTTGTAGCATTGTCAGATTGAACCGATTCCAGCTCTACCCCTTCACTAACGGTTCCCAGTGTAATCAATGTACGGTCTGGAGCTGCTGTTACCACACCTTCTCCCCACACCTCTATCGTAAAATCACATGAATGTTCTTTATGCTGAGCCATAGCCGCCATACTCCTCCTTTATCATCGCACCTTTAATTAAACTATGCCCATTTATTGCTTGAAATTCAATGTATCCGCCGCAACATTATCAGTTTGGATACATTATTTACTGTACTGCTGAGATCGTTGATAACAATGGATTAGTACCTCTTAGATTTCCAATAGGTTGGACAATTGAGTGGAACATTTTCACCCAGGTATCTCCTGAGGATTTTATTGATGAAGAACATGAACATCGATGGGAATATAACGAAGATCTATTTAAGTTCGTACACTATAGACAAAAGAGAATATTAGATCTTGGTTGATATCCTGAATTTCAGCCAAATGGCCAATATCGCTTAGTCTTAATTCAAGAAAATGATATTGAGATAATCTAAGTATTACTTCTTCTATGGTGCGTTAGCATACAATGGTGATAACTCCATATCTATTTTATCAGCAATAAGCGTATAAAACTCTGGAAACCTTGGGTCTGTTGGGCTTGGTATTTCATCAAAGGCCCGGATAAACAGTCCTTTTCCCCCAATTGCAGTTAAAATGTCTCCGGCTGTCCAGCTTCGGATTAGCACCTTCCCCAATTCAGAGCGCTCTTCTTCAGGCAGTACCTTAGCAAAAGCTACTTCTCCTTCTCTAACTTGATCGTCAAAGTAATTCCCCGATGGTTGATCTAAATGGAATTTGTTCTTCCATGAATGAATTAATTGTGAACCATTTAAACTTTATCGTTCTTTCTACAAAAAAAAGAACGCTCCCACCTCATCACTTGGGCTGCGTCCTCAACAATGATCGAACCCGGTAAGCCGCCAGCGCCATGCTCGCGGCCTGTTCCGAATTCATCAACTCAAATATGGTTTTTCTACTGAACGAGCTTATCTGCAAACCTTTGTAGAAGCGCCGCAACCTCAGCACGCGTCGATGCACCCTGCGGGTCAAGCATACTGCCTGCCTTGCCGGTAATCAATTGCTCAGAAACCGCCCATTGCATCGCCTCCTGCGCCCAGGCAGATACCTGTGCTCCGTCCACGAACCTCGAAAGCTCTCCAGCCTCCGAAGCTGCATAGCCGCGAAGCGTCGCATAACGATACAAAATAGTGACCATCTGCTCGCGCGTAATCGCATCCTGCGGCCCGAACAGCTCATCACTGTAGCCAGACACGATGCCTAGCTCATCAGCCCAAGCCGCGGCGCTGGAGTACCAGTTGCCAGAAGCAACGTCCGTGAAGCGGCTAGCACCCGCAGCCGGTTCTCCTGCAAGACGGTATAGCACCGTAACGAGCATAGCTCGGGTCATATGTCCCTTTGGATTAAATTCATTAGCCTTCACACCTGAGAATAACCCACTTCGGACTACATAAGAAATGCTGTCATAGTACCATTGTCCTTTAATCACATCAAGGAAAGGATTGCTCCATGCAGCAGCCTCATCATAACCAACCACGTAATAGGAAAGGTGGTTTACCGAGAAGCGAACCGTTTGCGTTTCTGCATCGTATTGACTAGGAACGCTTGCCAGTCTGCCCGCCTCGTCCAAATACCAAATTGCCACACCATTCTCCGCTTCGCCCTTCTTCAAGACGTACGGTAGCGTAATCGTCAGTTCCCCTTCAAAGGACGTGACGTTCTTTCCACCGCTGCTCATCGTAATATCATATACCTTGTTGCCGCCAGCAGCCTTGACCTGCTCGGCTGTAAGCTTCGATCCCTTGACGGCCTCGAGTGTAATCGTCACGCTCTGACCTGCCGCCTGCTTCGAGGCAGACAACAATGCCACGGCATCCAAGCTAACCGTCCCACCCGGCAGCTTAAATGCTGCAAACTTTTGGGACTCTGCCAGCTTCTGCAGAACAGAGACAGCAACCTCCACTGCGGCAGCATCCTTAATGCCGCTTAGATCAAAGCTTGATTCTGGCGAAGCATTCGCTAGAATTTCATCAAGCTTGCTTCCTGTGATCGCAAGCACGACACGAGTTCCACTTAGGCTATAAGGAATCGACACAGCCTGGCTTCCTGTTCCGACTTTAATAGCGGAATCAACAGAAGTACTGCCGCCGCTCCCCCCAATTCGTGACAAGCCTGCATAGGCGGCCTTCACCGCTTGCAGCGCATGATTCACTTCATCCTGAGTCGCAGCAGAGCTGCCGAGAACCACTTTCGCCGCAGCTACAGCGCTGGACAAAGCTTCCCAAGAGCTTGACGTATAGTCGCTTGCATTCAGCAGAGCAACCTCCGCCAGCTGCTTTTCAAGCTCACTTCTATCAATCACCTTTACCGTATTGTCACGCGTCGTAAAACGCGGCATGCCTTCGGCGCCTATGCTGTTCTGATAAAATGCCGCCATCGCTTCCATCGTGTTGTAGTTCCAAGTCCGTATACCCCATGGCATAGCAATCGTCCAGTCAGGCTGTGCAGCTTGTTCAGCCTGTGTCGGGAAAATAAAAGTCTCTCCAATAATCTGCGGCTTGCCATCTGTTTCGGCTATTCGCTTCGCCTGCTCATAATAACGTGTCGCGTACCCGTCCACATCGTAGAAATCGACCGATAGAACGTCGTAATAGTCTTTGCCCGGACTAAAGCTGTTCCAATCATTCGCGTCATACTCCGCAAGCCCGCCGTCTATTCCCTCATAGCGGTCGAACTTGGCGTCTCCATCGGCAAAGCCGTAATTATCCGGCAAGTCCTGAATGTTCCATACCCAAATAATGTTGGATAATCCCTTCTCGTTCTCCATGTAGTCGTGGAACATGCGGTAAAGTTCGGCGCTGCCCTCCTCGCCCGGGCGTCCGCCCCACCAGAATACATGCTGGTTCATTTCATGGAATGGCCGCAGCATAATCGTTACACCGGCGTCTTCAAGCTGCTGCAAATATTTCGCATATTCATCCATCCGCAGCTTCCAGTTGGTATTGAGCGGGGTACCTTCCGTCATCAGCTCTTTCCACTGGTCATTATACAAATAGCTGAAAATACGATTAGGGCTTGGCATCGTTTCATGTGCCTGATCTCCGCCCCAATTGCCCTCGGACTCCTGCTGCACCGTATATTGCGGAGGCGATACATGGAACATAATCTGAACCAGATTTCCGTTGTTCCATTGACGTATGACTTCATTAATCATGTTCTGGCGGTATTGCACCGTCCCGCCTGTCAGGAAATCCGCGCTGTACAGCGCCGGATATACGCCAAATTCATTCGCCACTCTCTGATGCAGCACATCGTTGTTCCCAGGATTGGCATAGGATTGGTCATGGTGCATAGACGACAGCATCCCTTTGCCAGTCAGATCCTTCAAATACTGGACGACATCCATCGCTGCCGGCAGCTTGCTTACGCTAATTTGCAGCTCGGCGTTGACATCGATCGTATACGTCGTTCCATCCAAATAAAGCTTGGCCTGCTTCAGCTTTAGGCTTGTGCTGCCTTCGCTCAGGAAATCTCCTTTGGGAACAAATCCAGCTCGGTTAGGCAGTACGGCTTCGTTCGTCGATTCGTAAGTCACCTGAACAATTTTCCCGCCGTTCGGCACGGAAGCACTGCTGTTCAACAGGGAGATTAGGTTTCCGACTCCATCAGCGTGCATATTGGTCGATTCAAAAGTAATTTCAGGAAGATCCGGCTTCTTATCAAAGACCAGCTCAATCTCGTCAAGCGTCAGCGTGCCGCCGGTTCCTCCAGCTATCTGATTGGCGTACAAGGCAAAAGTGACGATGCCTTTTGTATTCAGCGTACCGCTGCCTTCCTTCCGCTTAAACTCTTCAATCGGAATAGTCAGATGCTGCGGTTCGGTAAAAGCCTTGTCAAAACCCGCGAATTGATTCAAATGCAGCTCATAGGACGCTCCATCGGACAATTGCAGCAAAATATCCTGACCGGAAGCATCGCTCTGTATCCACAAATCAACCGCCTTCAGTCCTGGCCAGTAGCCATTCACTGGACGGGACCTTCCAGAATAGCCGTTCGTGAACGAATAAGTAAACCTCATGGCATTGTTCATGTCTTCCCCGAACGGCGACTTCACCAGTTCTGCCGTATTGGAGCCGCCATTGGTGTTGCGGGCATACGCATTCGCAAGCTCCGTACTGTTCGCGTAGGAGGAGAAATCATCCAGAACCATTCGATAATCACTCGTCTCGCCTTCCAATGACTGCGCGAACAGCCAATCGAACGTCTTGATCCCGTATTTTTCATCATAATAGTTGTCCAGAACCGGCACCCATGAATGGTGACCGTCATAAGTGACGCCATTATAAACCATATTCGCGAACTCGGTATACTTCACATTCGCTTGTCGGCTGGACAGCTCCTCGTAAGCTTTGCGGCTGTTGGCCGCGCCGATCGTACCGTCATTAGCGGCATGGAACAGCCATAAAGGAATAGACGTCAGCTTATCATAGTCTCCCGCAGTCAAATTCAGATTGCCGGGGACCGTAGTTGTGCTGCAGATCGGAACCGCAGCCGCATATAGGCTGGGCTCTTGCAGCAGCATTTTCCAAACCCTTGTACCGCCTGCCGATCCGCCAAACAAATATACTCGTGATGGATCAATTTGGCTGTCGCTCGCAAGCAGCTGCTTCACGAGCGCATTCGCTCCATCGACAATATCGTCGCTAGCGCCGTGTGCAGCGCTGAACTGCGGCGCTAATACATACATGCCGCCATAGGCTGCCTGCGCGGCGGGTTCGGCGAACGCAACCGCACCTTTGCTTGAGAGCAGCGGCAGCGCACCAACCGAGCCTCTCTCGCCATTGCCGTGCAGCCACACCACTAGGGGATATTTTTGGCCTGCCTGCTTCACTTTCGGAGTGAACAGGTTATAGGCATGGTCTCCGTTCGCATCGGTATAGGTGCCCTGCATAAATTCATCTACGACCAAATTGATCTGCTCCTTAAACACATAGTTGCTGTTATGAGCCAGCTTGTCGCCGAAGGC from Paenibacillus sp. FSL H8-0548 encodes the following:
- a CDS encoding SIMPL domain-containing protein (The SIMPL domain is named for its presence in mouse protein SIMPL (signalling molecule that associates with mouse pelle-like kinase). Bacterial member BP26, from Brucella, was shown to assemble into a channel-like structure, while YggE from E. coli has been associated with resistance to oxidative stress.), which codes for MAQHKEHSCDFTIEVWGEGVVTAAPDRTLITLGTVSEGVELESVQSDNATKVAAIIEALEQLGIARESIKTTQFLIEPQYDYIDGKQEFRGYRVTHLLQVTLDNVTEAGRLIDAAVANGANMVTSIEFDSSEATKARQEALIAAVRNAEAKATTIARALGVSLSAIPCKVEEVTQPGAAPVFFKAAAMPLESATTLIEPGQLTFRAATRIWYMYG
- a CDS encoding GNAT family N-acetyltransferase; this encodes MKISVATVKDYEWIRNRDPHLEEKLILPKIREREIYLVQDESDAILGWMRYGYFWDNTPFMNMIWIEEPYRKRGLGKYVVEFWEQEMKQQGFMLVMTSTQADEDAQHFYRRLGYRDAGCLILDTQPLEIIFTKKLSCEKR
- a CDS encoding GMC family oxidoreductase — protein: MKNSDSKYNLNELHSILKAVADRLIPKDAWPSATEAGALVYLERCAGEDVATWMDVIDPGLRALDAEAFVLYRKHFSELSAHEQDGLLHDVQQERFRDWPISSKRFFETLLGLVIEGYYGSPEAGGNHEGKSWEMIGFRPGPVSESEAPVPETELTERALGQLRDEYDVIVVGAGAGGSVAAAMLAEAGLRVLVVERGSWLRYNQIGSDHLRNHRLSKYGHNTGPSMEGNPRTIVLADGTERITVPFEGDYHNNAMTAGGGTRVYGAQAWRFHRDDFRMATRYGVPEGSSLSDWPFGYDELEPYYERAEWEVGVSGDGNAHHGRGERRRPYPMPALSLTLEAEYLARGAAKLGWEAGPVPLLINSVERDGRPACGRCGQCVGFACPTNSKNGGHNTMLVRAIATGNYDLICDTMVERIDTEGGKHATGVRLVQEVAGSIQRRQIRAGHVVVAAGAIESARLLLNSASDSEPNGIGNRNGQVGRNLQGHVYSGAYGLFDEPIQDGLGPGVSIATFRFDHDNGAGIIGGGFLANEFTRIPLIHWYRALAPDAARWGSAGKDTMRETYLRTGQIQGPIQEIPTPESRVLLSRSVKDRFGLPVAQLSGSVHPESLRAAGMLAEQAENWLWAAGARRVWQTRPGGGLSAGQHQAGTLRMGEDPLISVTDPSGRIHGYDNLWVSDGSLHVTNGGVNPVLTILALAFRTAENLVKQG